The proteins below come from a single Patescibacteria group bacterium genomic window:
- the rplI gene encoding 50S ribosomal protein L9, whose product MKVLFIKDEKPNVKKGQVKNVTDGYARNYLFPRQIAVPYTKLIDQQVKLEKENELKSEKKKVKKVEKMYDILKDKKIVINANASEDGTLYAGVGKKEIIKKVQTLYKVTLEESQIILEKPIKNIGDHEVGVQVENDKQFNFIISINKE is encoded by the coding sequence ATGAAAGTATTATTCATCAAGGACGAGAAACCAAATGTGAAAAAAGGGCAGGTTAAAAATGTGACGGATGGTTATGCTAGAAATTATTTATTCCCAAGGCAAATAGCTGTGCCATATACTAAATTGATAGACCAGCAGGTAAAATTGGAAAAAGAAAATGAGCTGAAGAGTGAGAAAAAAAAGGTGAAAAAGGTTGAAAAGATGTATGATATATTGAAGGATAAAAAAATTGTCATCAATGCAAATGCAAGTGAGGACGGAACGCTTTATGCCGGAGTCGGGAAAAAGGAGATTATAAAAAAAGTACAGACTTTGTATAAGGTTACTTTGGAAGAGAGTCAGATAATTCTTGAAAAACCGATAAAAAATATCGGGGATCACGAAGTTGGGGTGCAGGTTGAAAATGATAAACAGTTTAATTTTATTATTAGTATTAATAAAGAATAA
- a CDS encoding S41 family peptidase has product MENYPKKRSIVQKYFKFYAGVLLLIIAFSGGLIIGAWKVNGVAVSQVGDVVINKFTNDPQKQEIDFGIFWETWDTIQNKYYDKPVSEKELFYGALAGMSESLGDPYTVFFDPEISQDFSDQINGTFEGIGIEIGIKDEQLVIIAPLPETPASKAGLFAGDQIISIDSTDTTAMTLDTAVTMIRGEKGTNVDLVIKREGNDDNIQFSITRETIVVESVYWEMLDSNIAHIILSDFNENTEKGFEKAIREITLAEPKGIIFDMRNNPGGFLSTAVNVAGYFIPLNEVVLIEDFGNGKENTYKVDNGDNYIEYPMVVLVNGGTASASEIVAGAIQDHKVATILGEQTFGKGTVQELKDFSDGSSIKITVAEWLTPDGRSINKEGITPDIIVEMTPEDIEANVDPQLDEAVKLLIEQ; this is encoded by the coding sequence ATGGAAAATTATCCAAAAAAAAGATCAATTGTTCAGAAATATTTTAAATTTTATGCGGGAGTATTATTACTGATCATTGCATTTTCAGGTGGACTGATTATCGGTGCCTGGAAAGTTAACGGTGTCGCGGTATCACAAGTCGGAGATGTCGTGATCAATAAATTTACAAATGACCCGCAAAAGCAGGAAATAGACTTCGGAATATTTTGGGAGACCTGGGATACTATTCAGAATAAGTATTATGACAAGCCGGTCAGTGAAAAGGAACTGTTTTACGGAGCGCTCGCCGGTATGTCGGAAAGCCTTGGTGACCCATATACGGTATTTTTTGATCCGGAGATCAGTCAGGATTTCAGCGACCAGATTAATGGAACATTTGAAGGGATTGGTATTGAAATCGGAATCAAGGATGAGCAGTTAGTGATTATTGCCCCATTACCGGAAACACCTGCCTCTAAAGCCGGGCTATTTGCCGGTGATCAGATAATCAGCATAGATAGTACAGATACTACCGCAATGACCCTTGATACCGCAGTGACAATGATACGTGGAGAAAAAGGGACTAATGTCGATCTCGTTATCAAAAGGGAGGGTAATGATGATAATATTCAGTTTTCTATTACCAGAGAAACAATTGTTGTTGAGTCGGTGTATTGGGAGATGCTGGACAGTAATATCGCACACATAATCCTTTCTGATTTTAACGAAAACACAGAAAAAGGGTTTGAAAAAGCAATACGGGAAATTACACTGGCTGAGCCCAAGGGAATAATATTTGACATGAGAAACAATCCGGGCGGATTTTTATCAACTGCGGTAAACGTAGCTGGATACTTTATTCCACTGAATGAAGTTGTACTGATAGAGGATTTTGGCAATGGAAAAGAGAATACTTATAAGGTTGATAACGGGGATAATTATATTGAATACCCGATGGTAGTTCTTGTTAACGGAGGAACTGCCTCCGCATCTGAAATAGTTGCCGGAGCAATCCAGGATCACAAAGTCGCTACAATTCTTGGTGAGCAGACATTCGGCAAAGGCACTGTACAGGAGTTGAAAGATTTTTCCGATGGCTCATCGATAAAAATAACAGTTGCTGAATGGTTGACACCTGACGGACGTTCTATTAATAAGGAGGGGATAACTCCGGATATTATAGTAGAGATGACTCCGGAAGATATTGAAGCAAATGTTGATCCCCAGTTGGACGAAGCTGTTAAGCTATTAATTGAGCAGTAA
- the murA gene encoding UDP-N-acetylglucosamine 1-carboxyvinyltransferase has translation MEKFIINGGNPLNGEIEVGGAKNAVLKILPAALLSDETITIKNFPNIEDIHRATDLLVDLGATVTIDARNCAVSIPEIKKNILEPKFANKFRASVMFVGPLLARTGEVRFPHPGGCVIGAGKRPIDLFLEGFKALGAEIEEMEDMYVVKAKKLKGGEYFFTTVSVTGTESMILTAVLAEGVTTIKNCAMEPEIVALSDYLNLNGAKIRGAGSPTIVIEGVSKLSAGEYTIIPDRIETGTFAILAAATKSELTITKCQPDNIESLLSVLTKIGVSYEKGGDWLKILPSKNILSYDIKTHEYPGFPTDLQSPYTVLMTQSTGRAIIHEVIYDRRLLFTDMLVQMGADIIMCDPHRVVISGPTKLHGRKLTSPDLRAGMAIVIAAAIAEGKTEIDNIYQIDRGYEKIEERLKKIGVKIERVNE, from the coding sequence ATGGAAAAATTTATTATCAACGGCGGAAATCCGCTGAACGGGGAGATTGAAGTTGGAGGGGCTAAAAACGCTGTACTGAAGATATTACCGGCAGCCCTGCTTTCTGATGAAACGATCACGATAAAAAACTTTCCAAATATTGAAGATATTCATAGAGCGACTGATTTATTGGTTGATTTGGGTGCTACTGTGACAATAGACGCTAGGAATTGTGCAGTTTCAATTCCGGAAATAAAGAAAAATATATTAGAGCCGAAATTTGCCAATAAGTTCAGAGCTTCCGTAATGTTTGTCGGACCGCTTTTGGCTAGAACTGGGGAAGTCAGATTCCCGCACCCCGGCGGATGCGTGATCGGTGCCGGTAAGCGGCCGATAGATCTGTTTCTGGAGGGTTTTAAAGCTCTCGGTGCCGAGATTGAAGAGATGGAGGACATGTATGTGGTAAAAGCAAAAAAACTTAAAGGAGGGGAGTATTTCTTTACGACTGTCAGTGTCACCGGAACTGAAAGCATGATTTTAACCGCTGTACTGGCTGAAGGGGTTACAACCATAAAAAATTGTGCCATGGAACCGGAGATTGTAGCGTTAAGTGATTATTTAAATTTGAACGGGGCAAAGATACGAGGTGCCGGATCTCCAACGATTGTAATTGAGGGGGTCAGTAAATTATCTGCGGGAGAATATACAATTATTCCGGACAGAATAGAAACCGGCACATTTGCAATTCTGGCGGCAGCTACAAAATCAGAATTAACTATTACAAAATGCCAGCCGGACAATATTGAATCATTATTAAGTGTGCTGACAAAGATTGGTGTCAGTTACGAAAAAGGCGGAGACTGGCTGAAAATTTTGCCGTCAAAAAACATTTTATCGTATGATATAAAAACACATGAATATCCAGGATTTCCAACCGATCTGCAGTCCCCGTATACAGTTTTAATGACGCAAAGTACCGGTAGGGCGATAATACACGAAGTCATATATGACCGACGTTTGCTTTTTACTGACATGTTGGTACAAATGGGCGCTGATATTATCATGTGTGATCCGCACCGGGTAGTTATCAGCGGACCGACAAAGCTTCACGGCAGAAAATTGACAAGCCCTGACCTGCGGGCCGGCATGGCAATAGTGATTGCCGCCGCAATAGCAGAAGGTAAAACAGAGATTGATAATATTTATCAAATTGACCGGGGTTACGAAAAAATAGAGGAAAGACTAAAAAAAATCGGAGTAAAAATAGAAAGAGTGAATGAATAA
- a CDS encoding PEGA domain-containing protein, producing the protein MKKKYRRIYALTLVFVFFLIAPVLVFYATGFRYNFTDRKVIKTGVLSIESEPRNAQVTINGKLYGSKTPTVAKNLFPGDYTISVEKQGYYTWEKTLPVFANQSTTTNRVSLLKSEAALLAMDDEVTGIVYSPANHYLAYLTSNEVGSADLVIKEHTTLATVITIKNIESDSQIAFTDNENFVFIKDKSNDVIARIISLPDKLDILSKSISALPIYKLAESGDQRELYAISDNGLFKINIVDKTIELIIKGQIQDVIELDQSIYYIEKKNDLSVLSKTDKNDLNNINEILTFSNKGIYSLSKTADSYINMHDTKNQELSLIRVRDQFSFNLNKLNPDVSSFAWSPDKSLLMLYNDFEIWSFDPESDQQELLIRSGSVIKFADWSPDGKWIIYSNDGYIRAIELDGRGKRNIVNLVESDFAPFSVNKNTKVMFYHDASQHLYRKSIQ; encoded by the coding sequence ATGAAGAAGAAATACCGCAGAATATATGCCCTTACACTGGTTTTTGTGTTCTTTTTGATTGCGCCCGTTTTGGTATTTTATGCCACCGGATTTCGCTATAATTTTACTGATCGGAAGGTCATTAAAACAGGTGTTTTGTCCATAGAGTCTGAACCACGAAATGCACAAGTTACCATAAACGGCAAACTATACGGATCAAAGACTCCAACTGTTGCAAAAAACCTTTTTCCCGGTGATTATACAATCTCAGTTGAAAAACAGGGTTATTATACTTGGGAAAAAACACTTCCGGTTTTTGCTAATCAATCCACCACCACAAACCGTGTTTCGCTATTAAAGTCTGAAGCGGCTCTACTTGCTATGGATGATGAAGTGACGGGGATTGTTTATTCTCCGGCAAATCATTACCTTGCCTATTTGACTTCAAATGAAGTCGGCAGTGCGGATTTGGTTATCAAAGAACATACCACACTTGCTACTGTTATTACAATCAAAAATATCGAATCCGACAGCCAAATAGCATTTACCGACAATGAAAATTTCGTCTTTATTAAAGATAAGAGTAATGACGTGATTGCAAGGATTATTTCTCTACCCGACAAGCTAGATATTTTATCGAAATCTATTTCTGCTTTACCAATTTATAAACTGGCAGAATCCGGTGATCAGCGGGAATTATATGCTATTTCCGACAATGGACTTTTCAAAATAAATATCGTCGACAAAACAATTGAATTAATCATTAAGGGGCAAATCCAGGATGTGATTGAACTGGATCAATCAATTTATTATATCGAGAAGAAAAATGATTTATCAGTTCTGTCCAAAACTGACAAAAATGATCTGAATAACATAAATGAGATACTGACATTTTCCAATAAAGGAATATATTCACTGTCTAAAACCGCCGACAGTTATATTAACATGCATGATACAAAAAACCAGGAACTTTCATTAATCAGAGTTCGTGATCAATTTTCGTTTAATCTGAATAAGTTGAACCCGGATGTTTCAAGCTTTGCGTGGTCTCCGGACAAAAGCTTATTAATGCTCTATAATGATTTTGAAATTTGGTCATTTGATCCGGAATCAGATCAACAGGAATTATTGATCAGATCAGGCAGTGTAATTAAATTTGCTGATTGGTCGCCGGACGGAAAATGGATAATTTACAGTAATGATGGTTATATCAGGGCGATTGAATTAGACGGAAGAGGAAAACGTAATATTGTTAATTTGGTAGAAAGTGACTTTGCACCATTTTCAGTCAATAAAAACACAAAAGTCATGTTTTATCATGACGCGTCGCAACATTTGTATCGAAAATCAATACAATAA
- the rfbD gene encoding dTDP-4-dehydrorhamnose reductase, which translates to MRSDKLVLILGAKGMLGSELSLVFADSKPICWDIDDLDITNEKIVQKRIREMSPSIIINASAYTNVDGAEENEETANRINGTAVGHLAKTAELIGAKLIHYSTDYIFSGKNKSGYKENSRSNPVNAYGRSKLIGEQAIKKYCERYYIIRTSWLYGRGGKNFVDTMLDIGAKNKEIKVVEDQFGKPTYTLDLAKRTRKLIEGDSRYGIYHITNEGTTNWFSFAEKIFELAQLSVSVIPVKSDQFPRPAKRPNYSSLINTKIPLSRKWQIALKDYISGK; encoded by the coding sequence ATGAGAAGCGATAAGTTGGTTCTGATATTAGGCGCAAAAGGAATGCTCGGATCCGAGCTTTCTCTTGTTTTTGCTGATTCAAAACCGATCTGTTGGGATATTGATGACTTGGATATTACCAATGAAAAAATAGTGCAGAAAAGGATCAGAGAAATGTCTCCTTCAATAATTATTAATGCTTCCGCGTATACGAATGTTGATGGAGCTGAGGAAAATGAAGAGACGGCCAATCGGATAAACGGGACTGCGGTTGGTCATCTGGCAAAGACCGCCGAGCTAATAGGCGCAAAACTGATTCATTATTCTACTGACTATATTTTCAGCGGTAAAAACAAATCCGGTTACAAAGAAAATTCGAGATCAAATCCGGTTAACGCGTACGGGCGGTCTAAACTGATCGGTGAGCAGGCAATAAAAAAATACTGCGAGCGGTACTATATCATCAGGACGTCATGGCTGTATGGTCGTGGCGGAAAGAATTTTGTTGACACGATGCTTGATATCGGAGCAAAAAATAAAGAGATAAAAGTTGTTGAAGACCAGTTTGGTAAACCGACTTATACGCTGGATCTGGCGAAGCGGACAAGAAAATTAATAGAGGGAGATAGTCGATACGGTATCTATCATATTACTAACGAAGGTACGACAAATTGGTTCAGTTTTGCAGAAAAGATATTTGAACTAGCACAGCTTAGCGTTTCTGTCATTCCAGTTAAGTCTGATCAATTTCCGCGTCCGGCAAAACGCCCGAATTATTCCTCATTGATTAATACTAAAATACCACTTTCCAGAAAGTGGCAGATTGCATTAAAAGATTATATTTCCGGTAAATAG
- the rfbB gene encoding dTDP-glucose 4,6-dehydratase: MNILVTGGAGFIGSNFINYWLKNHPEDHIVNLDKLTYCGNLENLKSIESNPNYEFVRGDICNSDLVNKAMNEIDTVVHFAAESHVDRSILEPDAFIKTNIVGTHVLLDSALKNNVKRFHHISTDEVFGALPLENKSKFSESTKYDPRSPYSASKAASDHLVNAYYTTYGLPVTITNTSNNYGPYQYPEKLLPLAITNLIEGKKVPIYGDGKYVRDWLYVDDHCRAVELVLEKGKIGGTYVIGGLTEDVNNLELIRRVLNIMGKSEEMLEYVKDRPGHDRRYAVDWNKAKNELGYKPLYDLDTYLEQTIDWYQKNEGWWKRIKSGEYLKYYKEQYEKR; the protein is encoded by the coding sequence ATGAACATACTGGTTACTGGTGGAGCGGGATTTATCGGCTCTAACTTCATCAACTACTGGCTGAAAAATCATCCGGAAGATCACATTGTGAATCTGGATAAGTTAACGTACTGCGGAAATCTGGAGAATCTGAAAAGTATTGAGAGCAATCCGAATTATGAATTTGTCCGCGGGGATATTTGCAATTCAGATTTGGTGAACAAGGCAATGAATGAAATTGATACGGTTGTTCATTTTGCGGCAGAAAGTCATGTTGACCGTTCTATTCTGGAACCGGATGCATTCATAAAAACAAATATTGTTGGTACGCACGTTTTATTGGATTCCGCCTTGAAAAATAATGTTAAAAGATTCCATCATATTTCAACCGATGAAGTTTTTGGTGCATTACCTCTTGAGAATAAATCCAAATTTTCTGAAAGCACGAAATATGATCCTCGGAGTCCGTATTCAGCCTCTAAAGCCGCTTCAGATCATCTGGTGAACGCATATTACACGACCTACGGCCTGCCAGTGACGATAACCAATACTTCCAACAATTACGGCCCGTATCAATATCCCGAGAAATTATTACCATTGGCTATAACAAATTTGATTGAAGGAAAAAAAGTGCCGATTTATGGAGATGGTAAATATGTCCGAGATTGGTTATATGTTGATGACCATTGCCGGGCGGTGGAACTAGTTTTGGAAAAGGGGAAGATCGGCGGAACATACGTGATTGGCGGACTGACCGAAGATGTAAATAATCTGGAACTAATCAGGCGGGTTTTGAATATCATGGGAAAATCTGAGGAAATGCTGGAGTACGTTAAAGACCGACCAGGGCATGACCGGCGCTATGCAGTAGACTGGAACAAAGCAAAAAATGAATTAGGATACAAGCCATTGTATGATTTGGACACCTATCTGGAACAGACAATTGATTGGTATCAGAAAAATGAAGGATGGTGGAAACGTATCAAGTCCGGAGAATATTTGAAATACTACAAAGAACAGTATGAGAAGCGATAA
- a CDS encoding GIY-YIG nuclease family protein, which produces MNLLITGGAGFTRPPRQRAKWYYTYVLESAKDGNLYIGWTIDLNARLKEHAKGQVESTKHRRPLKIIYYEACRSKKEAIRREKYFKTGFGRRFLKNRLTGSRGGRVGII; this is translated from the coding sequence ATGAATTTGCTAATTACTGGTGGAGCGGGATTTACCCGCCCGCCTCGCCAGCGAGCCAAATGGTATTATACTTATGTGTTGGAAAGCGCGAAAGATGGTAATTTATACATTGGTTGGACCATTGACTTAAACGCAAGATTGAAAGAGCATGCTAAAGGGCAAGTTGAATCGACAAAACATAGAAGGCCATTAAAAATCATATACTACGAAGCTTGCCGATCGAAGAAAGAAGCAATTAGGAGAGAAAAGTACTTCAAAACAGGTTTTGGCAGAAGATTTTTAAAGAACAGGCTCACTGGCTCGCGTGGCGGGCGGGTCGGCATCATATAG
- the ahcY gene encoding adenosylhomocysteinase, giving the protein MKKSKKKAGYDIKNIRLAAVGKKRIDWAEKQMDVLRLIKTRFEKEKPLAGIRISACLHVTTETANLMNTLKAGGADVVLCASNPLSTQDETAASIVRDFGIPTYAICGEDRKVYFQHLKSALDHHPHITMDDGADLVSELLSKRKSQTKEILGSSEETTTGVIRLRSMERKNVLRFPVIAVNDAKTKHLFDNYYGTGQSTLDGILRATNILYAGRTVVIAGYGSCGRGLAVRAKGMGAHVIVTEIDSLCALQAQMDGYQVMPMSQACRVGDIFITVTGNTSVIRKEHFTNMKDGAIVSNSGHFDVEIDINQLNKLSSEIIETREFVQSYKLKNGKIVNILAEGRLVNLAAAEGHPASVMDMSFANQALAAEYIVKNYKNLETKVYSVPEEIDMEIARLKLKSMGVKIDTLTPKQKKYLQSWTEGT; this is encoded by the coding sequence ATGAAGAAAAGCAAAAAAAAGGCTGGCTATGATATCAAGAATATCCGTCTGGCTGCAGTAGGTAAAAAGAGAATTGATTGGGCGGAAAAACAGATGGATGTTTTGCGTCTGATAAAAACCCGTTTTGAAAAAGAAAAACCACTGGCCGGAATCAGGATTTCCGCCTGTTTGCATGTTACTACTGAAACGGCCAACCTGATGAATACATTGAAAGCCGGCGGAGCAGACGTCGTATTGTGTGCTTCCAATCCGCTGTCCACACAAGATGAAACAGCGGCCTCGATCGTAAGGGATTTTGGTATTCCGACATATGCGATCTGCGGAGAGGACCGAAAAGTATATTTCCAGCATCTAAAATCCGCATTGGATCATCATCCGCATATAACAATGGATGACGGTGCTGATTTAGTATCCGAATTACTGTCAAAAAGGAAAAGCCAAACGAAAGAAATTTTAGGATCATCAGAGGAAACAACCACTGGTGTTATTCGCCTCCGAAGCATGGAGAGAAAGAATGTGCTCCGTTTCCCGGTAATTGCTGTTAATGACGCAAAGACGAAGCATTTATTTGATAACTACTACGGAACCGGCCAAAGCACGTTAGACGGCATTTTAAGAGCGACAAACATACTGTATGCCGGTAGAACGGTGGTTATTGCCGGATATGGTTCTTGCGGCAGAGGATTGGCTGTACGGGCAAAAGGAATGGGGGCGCACGTCATAGTTACCGAAATCGACTCTCTATGCGCATTGCAGGCGCAAATGGACGGTTATCAGGTGATGCCAATGTCACAGGCATGCAGGGTTGGTGATATCTTCATTACAGTAACCGGAAATACCAGTGTCATCCGCAAAGAACATTTTACAAACATGAAAGACGGAGCGATCGTTTCAAACTCTGGCCATTTTGATGTTGAGATTGATATTAACCAGTTGAATAAACTCAGTTCCGAAATAATCGAAACTCGCGAATTTGTCCAAAGTTACAAACTTAAAAATGGAAAAATTGTGAATATCCTGGCAGAGGGCAGGTTAGTCAATTTAGCTGCAGCAGAGGGGCATCCTGCGTCGGTAATGGATATGAGTTTTGCCAATCAGGCACTGGCCGCAGAATATATCGTGAAAAACTATAAAAATCTTGAAACGAAAGTATATTCGGTGCCTGAGGAAATAGATATGGAAATTGCCCGCCTAAAGCTTAAATCAATGGGAGTTAAAATTGATACGCTGACACCAAAACAGAAGAAGTATCTCCAGTCCTGGACTGAGGGAACATAA
- a CDS encoding carbohydrate kinase family protein — MKIHISGSLAYDRIMDFPGRFKEHILPEKVHMINVSFGINVLKENFGGTAGNIAYSLSLLGDDPTIVGTAGRDFRPYAVWLKKNKISTSGIKIIPSELTAGAYIITDRSNNQITAFHFGAMSHSVGKPGMPGKNSLVIISPGNASDMIKTVRTCKSKNIPYIFDPGQQIPALATKDLRYLLDGSDLFIVNDYEYALVTKRLKLSQTKLMKMTNTVIVTKGDKGSQVTSENGTFSVKAVKPRKIVDPTGAGDAFRSGLIHGIIKKYPLKKSVQLATLVATYPIEHHGTQEHRFTKKEISARFMGNFKSKIN, encoded by the coding sequence ATGAAGATACATATCTCAGGATCGCTGGCATATGACCGCATCATGGATTTTCCGGGTCGTTTTAAAGAGCATATTTTGCCCGAAAAGGTCCACATGATCAACGTCAGCTTCGGAATAAACGTATTGAAAGAAAACTTTGGCGGAACAGCCGGTAATATTGCTTATTCATTAAGTCTGCTTGGGGATGACCCGACAATTGTTGGCACAGCCGGCAGGGATTTTAGACCGTATGCCGTGTGGCTTAAGAAAAATAAAATCAGCACGTCGGGTATTAAAATTATACCGTCGGAATTAACGGCCGGAGCCTATATTATTACAGACAGGTCGAATAACCAGATTACAGCGTTCCATTTCGGTGCTATGTCCCATTCAGTCGGAAAACCCGGAATGCCAGGGAAAAACAGTCTGGTCATCATTTCACCGGGCAATGCTTCGGATATGATAAAAACGGTCAGAACATGCAAAAGTAAAAATATTCCCTATATCTTTGATCCGGGTCAGCAGATTCCAGCGCTTGCTACAAAGGATTTAAGGTATCTTTTGGACGGTTCCGATTTGTTCATCGTCAATGACTATGAATATGCCTTAGTTACGAAAAGACTGAAGCTTAGCCAGACAAAATTAATGAAGATGACTAACACGGTAATTGTTACTAAAGGTGATAAAGGATCGCAAGTAACTTCGGAAAACGGCACTTTTTCTGTAAAGGCGGTTAAGCCCAGAAAAATTGTAGATCCGACCGGAGCGGGGGATGCATTTCGTTCTGGGCTGATTCATGGTATAATAAAAAAGTACCCGTTAAAAAAATCTGTTCAGTTGGCCACATTGGTTGCAACTTACCCGATTGAGCATCATGGTACGCAGGAGCACCGGTTTACAAAAAAAGAGATTTCAGCGCGTTTTATGGGTAATTTTAAAAGCAAAATTAATTAA
- a CDS encoding dTDP-4-dehydrorhamnose 3,5-epimerase family protein translates to MIDGVIIKELIVRQDIPDTEEATEKPGFLMEVLRNDEDLLAKYGQTTFTVAYKGTIKAFHYHEKQDDLWFVATGKAMIVLYDMREDSPTKGETQVINAGTDDYKLVVIPIGVAHGYKVLSDEPVLLFYHTTESYNAKEPDEKRMPYNDPKVGFDWSRHS, encoded by the coding sequence ATGATTGACGGAGTAATTATCAAAGAACTAATTGTTAGGCAGGATATTCCTGATACGGAGGAAGCCACGGAGAAACCTGGTTTCCTGATGGAGGTTTTACGTAATGACGAGGACTTATTGGCAAAATACGGACAAACAACGTTCACTGTGGCATATAAGGGCACGATTAAGGCTTTCCATTATCATGAGAAACAGGACGATCTTTGGTTCGTCGCAACCGGGAAAGCAATGATTGTGCTATATGATATGCGGGAGGATTCTCCTACGAAAGGGGAGACGCAAGTGATCAATGCGGGGACTGATGATTATAAATTAGTGGTTATCCCGATTGGCGTTGCGCACGGCTATAAAGTGCTGTCGGATGAGCCGGTACTGCTTTTTTATCACACCACAGAGAGTTATAACGCCAAAGAGCCGGATGAAAAGCGCATGCCGTATAATGATCCGAAAGTGGGATTTGATTGGAGCCGGCATTCTTAA
- a CDS encoding sugar phosphate nucleotidyltransferase, whose protein sequence is MKGIILAGGQATRLRPLTLVTNKHLLPVYDKPMIYYPLLTLANAGIKDIMIISGKGHAGHFLELLRSGEEFGVRLSYGVQEEAGGIAQALALCKDFSDEDKIAVILGDNIFEDNVAKKAAADFEKQEKGAKIFIKEVPDPERFGVAEISGDKILGIEEKPKNPKSKMAVVGLYMYDNQVWDVIENLKPSGRGELEITDVNNYYINQGTMTYEVLDGLWTDAGTFDSLYRANKIVAERNKK, encoded by the coding sequence ATGAAAGGAATAATTTTAGCCGGCGGACAGGCCACCAGGCTGAGGCCACTGACTTTGGTAACAAATAAGCATTTGCTCCCGGTCTATGACAAACCGATGATTTATTATCCCTTACTTACTTTAGCCAATGCCGGGATAAAAGACATAATGATTATTTCCGGTAAAGGGCACGCCGGGCATTTTCTGGAACTACTGCGCTCCGGTGAAGAATTCGGTGTCCGCTTGTCCTACGGAGTACAGGAGGAAGCGGGTGGAATCGCGCAGGCATTAGCATTATGCAAGGATTTTTCCGATGAAGATAAAATTGCGGTAATCCTAGGCGATAATATTTTTGAAGACAATGTGGCAAAAAAAGCCGCTGCGGATTTTGAAAAACAGGAAAAGGGAGCCAAAATATTTATCAAAGAAGTACCGGATCCGGAGCGGTTTGGTGTTGCGGAGATCAGTGGAGACAAAATTTTAGGCATTGAAGAGAAGCCCAAAAATCCAAAAAGCAAAATGGCCGTTGTCGGTTTATATATGTATGATAATCAAGTCTGGGATGTTATTGAAAATCTGAAACCTTCGGGCAGGGGGGAACTGGAAATAACGGATGTAAATAACTATTATATCAACCAGGGAACAATGACGTATGAAGTACTGGACGGATTATGGACTGACGCGGGTACGTTTGATTCTCTTTATCGGGCTAATAAAATAGTGGCGGAAAGAAATAAAAAATAA